Proteins found in one Clostridium kluyveri DSM 555 genomic segment:
- the sigG gene encoding RNA polymerase sporulation sigma factor SigG: MIINKVEICGVNTSKLPVLKEKEMKELLIKMQQGDNDAREKFIKGNLRLVLSVIQRFNNRGENVDDLFQVGCIGLIKAIDNFDLSQNVKFSTYAVPMIIGEIRRYLRDNNSIRVSRSLRDIAYKALQVRDKLIRENNKEPTISQIAKELELPREEVVFALDAIQDPVSLFEPIYHDGGDAIYVMDQISDTKNVDENWLENISIKEAMKKLNDREKLILNLRFFDGRTQMEVAHEIGISQAQVSRLEKTALRHMRKYV, translated from the coding sequence ATGATAATTAATAAGGTTGAAATTTGTGGCGTAAATACATCAAAATTGCCAGTTCTAAAAGAAAAAGAAATGAAGGAACTCTTAATAAAAATGCAGCAGGGAGATAATGATGCTAGAGAAAAATTTATAAAAGGCAATTTAAGATTGGTGTTAAGTGTAATACAGAGATTTAATAACAGAGGAGAAAACGTAGATGATCTATTTCAAGTAGGATGTATAGGGCTTATAAAGGCTATTGACAATTTTGATTTAAGTCAGAATGTTAAATTTTCCACTTATGCAGTACCTATGATTATAGGAGAGATAAGAAGATATTTAAGAGATAACAATTCAATAAGAGTGAGTCGTTCTCTTAGAGATATTGCATATAAAGCACTGCAGGTTAGGGATAAATTAATAAGGGAAAATAATAAAGAACCTACTATATCACAAATAGCTAAAGAACTGGAATTGCCAAGGGAAGAAGTAGTATTTGCACTGGATGCAATTCAGGATCCTGTATCTTTATTTGAACCTATATATCACGATGGTGGGGATGCAATTTATGTAATGGATCAAATAAGTGATACAAAAAATGTTGATGAGAATTGGCTTGAAAATATATCTATAAAAGAGGCAATGAAAAAATTAAACGATAGAGAAAAATTAATACTTAACTTAAGATTTTTCGATGGAAGAACTCAAATGGAAGTAGCACATGAAATAGGAATATCACAGGCGCAAGTTTCAAGATTAGAAAAAACTGCATTAAGGCACATGAGAAAGTATGTATAA
- the spoIIGA gene encoding sigma-E processing peptidase SpoIIGA — MVVFLDLLILINLIVNFFLLYITGRTLKLVINFKRIFLGAFIGSIYTITLIYPCLSIFSTVYFKLVVAVVLVYISFGNKGIITDFKILCVFILYSMLLAGICMFIQYNRYSYVNSAMITNFPYQWLFISLMICYITIDRLVIYIKDRKDLFTLVYEVDIIFKDKEKKVKAFLDTGNELREPATNLPVVIVEKSVFDSVNLEEFGKFYIPYRVINGSSGKLLGFKPDIIKINFGKEVKYREVIIALCQDKLSQLDDYHALLSRGVI, encoded by the coding sequence TTGGTTGTATTTTTAGATTTATTAATTTTAATAAATTTAATAGTGAATTTTTTTCTGTTATATATTACGGGAAGGACTTTGAAATTAGTAATAAATTTTAAGCGCATTTTTTTAGGAGCCTTTATAGGAAGTATATATACAATTACATTAATTTATCCTTGTTTGAGTATTTTTTCCACAGTTTATTTTAAATTAGTAGTGGCAGTGGTATTGGTCTATATTTCTTTCGGTAATAAAGGTATTATAACTGACTTTAAAATTTTATGTGTATTTATACTATACTCTATGCTTTTAGCAGGGATATGTATGTTTATTCAATATAATAGATATTCATATGTAAATAGTGCTATGATAACTAATTTTCCATATCAATGGCTCTTTATTTCACTTATGATATGTTATATAACTATCGATAGATTAGTAATTTATATTAAGGATAGAAAAGACCTGTTTACCCTAGTTTACGAAGTAGATATTATATTTAAAGATAAAGAAAAAAAAGTAAAAGCTTTCTTAGATACGGGAAATGAATTAAGAGAGCCTGCTACCAACCTACCTGTAGTGATAGTTGAAAAATCTGTGTTTGATAGTGTGAACTTAGAAGAGTTTGGGAAATTTTATATACCCTATAGGGTTATAAATGGTTCCAGTGGGAAACTTCTGGGATTTAAACCGGATATAATAAAAATAAATTTTGGAAAAGAGGTAAAATATAGGGAGGTTATAATTGCTCTTTGTCAGGATAAGTTAAGTCAGCTTGATGATTATCATGCTCTTTTATCTAGAGGAGTAATATAA
- the pgeF gene encoding peptidoglycan editing factor PgeF, translating to MERILIEGYEFIKINFPGASAVFSTAKNNLNFNKLEDMGRKNINNLKGWFNLKNIGYLNQVHGCDSIIYKGNLEDADGIITNVPYEAVGVFNADCAPVLLYDRKEKVIAAVHSGWRGTLSCIVLKTIEKLQKDFKSNPFNISACIGPHICSSCYEVGEEVINEFKNSTFYKDKYIFEGRNLSLKECILYQLKDSGVRDENINSLDICTSCNTEYDLYSYRKNKYQGRLFSFIYLNSPVNCES from the coding sequence ATGGAGAGAATTTTAATTGAAGGGTATGAGTTTATAAAGATAAATTTTCCAGGGGCATCAGCGGTATTTTCAACGGCTAAAAATAACTTGAATTTTAACAAGCTAGAAGACATGGGGAGAAAAAATATTAATAATTTGAAAGGTTGGTTCAATCTAAAAAATATAGGATATTTAAATCAAGTTCATGGATGCGACAGTATAATTTATAAGGGCAATCTAGAAGATGCAGATGGAATAATTACAAATGTACCCTATGAGGCTGTAGGAGTATTTAATGCAGATTGTGCTCCTGTGCTTTTATACGATAGAAAAGAAAAAGTTATAGCGGCAGTTCATAGTGGGTGGAGAGGCACTTTATCCTGTATTGTTTTAAAGACCATAGAAAAACTTCAAAAGGATTTTAAAAGTAATCCTTTCAATATATCAGCATGTATAGGACCACATATATGCAGCTCTTGTTATGAGGTGGGGGAAGAGGTAATAAATGAGTTTAAAAATTCAACTTTTTATAAAGATAAATATATATTTGAAGGACGGAATCTGAGTTTAAAAGAATGCATTTTATACCAGTTAAAAGATAGTGGAGTACGGGATGAGAATATAAATTCCCTGGATATTTGTACTTCTTGTAACACAGAATATGATCTGTATTCTTACAGAAAAAATAAATATCAGGGAAGACTTTTTTCTTTTATTTATCTCAATTCTCCTGTAAATTGTGAATCGTGA
- the sigE gene encoding RNA polymerase sporulation sigma factor SigE, translating into MLKLKILLNRILTKFKFAIRNIYYIGGNDVLPPPLSKKEEEDLVSRLVSGNEKVRATLIERNLRLVVYIARKFENTGVNVEDLVSVGTIGLIKAVNTFNPEKKIKLATYASRCIENEILMYLRRNSKVKAEISFYEPLNVDWDGNELLLSDILGTDNDVVYSFIEDEVDKQLLVIAMKKLSDREKEIVNLRFGLNGKKEKTQKEVADLLGISQSYISRLEKRIIRRLRKEINKML; encoded by the coding sequence ATGCTTAAGTTAAAAATATTATTAAACAGAATACTAACAAAATTTAAATTTGCCATAAGGAATATATACTATATAGGGGGAAATGATGTACTACCTCCTCCCCTTAGCAAAAAGGAGGAAGAGGATTTAGTATCTAGATTAGTTTCAGGAAATGAAAAAGTAAGAGCAACCCTTATAGAAAGAAATTTAAGATTAGTAGTTTATATAGCTAGGAAATTTGAAAACACAGGAGTAAATGTAGAAGATTTAGTATCTGTAGGAACCATAGGACTTATAAAGGCAGTAAATACCTTCAATCCTGAAAAAAAGATAAAATTAGCTACATACGCTTCAAGATGTATAGAAAATGAAATACTTATGTATTTAAGAAGAAATAGTAAGGTAAAGGCAGAAATTTCTTTTTATGAACCTTTAAATGTAGACTGGGATGGAAATGAATTATTGTTGTCTGATATTTTAGGAACAGATAATGATGTGGTGTATAGCTTTATAGAAGATGAAGTGGATAAGCAGCTTTTGGTAATTGCCATGAAAAAATTAAGTGACAGAGAAAAAGAAATAGTTAATTTAAGATTTGGGTTAAATGGTAAAAAAGAAAAAACTCAGAAGGAAGTTGCGGACTTGCTTGGTATATCCCAATCCTATATTTCTAGGCTTGAGAAGAGAATAATAAGAAGACTAAGAAAAGAAATAAATAAAATGTTATAA
- the nrdR gene encoding transcriptional regulator NrdR, whose translation MKCPYCGYGESKVVDSRATDDKMAIRRRRECLKCNKRYTTYEKIENVPLLVIKKNMSREYFDRTKILNGLMKACQKRPVSRKQIEEIADEVEKKISNSVLTEINSSDIGEMIMESLKKVDEVSYVRFASVYRQFKDINTFMEEIKNLISNR comes from the coding sequence TTGAAATGCCCTTATTGTGGATATGGAGAAAGTAAGGTGGTGGATTCCAGAGCTACAGATGACAAAATGGCTATAAGAAGAAGAAGAGAGTGTTTAAAATGTAATAAAAGGTATACAACCTATGAAAAAATTGAAAATGTTCCCCTGCTTGTCATAAAGAAAAATATGAGTAGGGAGTATTTCGATAGGACAAAAATATTAAATGGACTTATGAAAGCCTGTCAGAAGAGACCTGTTTCAAGAAAACAGATTGAAGAAATAGCAGATGAGGTGGAGAAGAAAATAAGTAACAGTGTACTCACAGAAATAAATTCCTCTGATATAGGGGAAATGATTATGGAAAGTTTAAAAAAAGTAGATGAAGTATCTTATGTGAGGTTTGCATCTGTATATAGGCAATTTAAAGATATAAATACTTTTATGGAAGAGATAAAAAATTTAATTTCTAATAGATAA
- a CDS encoding YlmC/YmxH family sporulation protein: MELQKDLFSLTNLRDMEVIDINTGIKLGFIKDLKVNCKEHRIISIILPSQTGKVSFFNKNEDLEVPWDNVRKIGVDVILVDGENISDKK; this comes from the coding sequence ATGGAATTACAAAAAGATTTATTTTCTTTAACTAATTTAAGAGATATGGAAGTTATAGATATAAATACGGGAATAAAGTTGGGATTTATAAAAGATTTAAAAGTAAATTGCAAGGAACATAGGATAATATCTATTATTCTACCTTCCCAAACAGGTAAAGTATCTTTTTTTAACAAAAATGAAGATTTGGAGGTACCCTGGGATAATGTGAGAAAAATAGGGGTGGATGTAATTTTGGTAGATGGAGAAAATATATCGGATAAAAAGTAA